Proteins from a genomic interval of Salmo salar chromosome ssa14, Ssal_v3.1, whole genome shotgun sequence:
- the LOC106569126 gene encoding zinc finger protein SNAI2 yields the protein MPRSFLVKKHFNSSKKPNYSELESPIVFISPYLYKGLPLPVIPQPEILSSVVYNPITVWTTSSLPLSPLSSDLSPISGYPSSLSDTSSKDHSGSESPRSDEDERMLTKLTDPHGVEAEKFQCSLCKKSYSTYSGLLKHKQLHCDAQTRKSFSCKYCEKEYVSLGALKMHIRTHTLPCVCKICGKAFSRPWLLQGHIRTHTGEKPFSCPHCSRAFADRSNLRAHLQTHSDVKKYQCKNCSKTFSRMSLLHKHEESGCCVVH from the exons ATGCCACGCTCGTTTCTTGTCAAGAAACATTTCAACTCATCTAAGAAGCCAAATTATAGCGAGCTGGAAAGCCCTATAG TATTTATTTCACCGTATCTCTATAAGGGCCTTCCATTGCCTGTCATCCCTCAACCGGAGATCCTTAGCTCCGTGGTTTACAACCCTATCACGGTATGGACTACGAGCAGCTTGCCGTTATCTCCGCTTTCAAGTGACCTGTCTCCCATCTCTGGATACCCCTCATCGCTCTCTGACACCTCATCCAAAGACCACAGCGGCTCTGAGAGTCCCAGGAGCGATGAAGACGAGCGGATGCTTACCAAACTAACAGACCCTCATGGAGTGGAGGCAGAGAAATTCCAATGTAGTTTGTGTAAAAAGTCCTATTCTACTTATTCTGGACTGCTGAAGCATAAGCAACTTCACTGTGACGCTCAGACGAGGAAATCATTCAGTTGTAAATACTGCGAAAAGGAGTACGTCAGTCTTGGAGCGCTAAAAATGCACATCAGAACTCACACTTTGCCTTGTGTCTGTAAAATATGTGGCAAAGCTTTCTCAAGACCGTGGTTGCTTCAGGGACACATCAGAACCCACACTG GAGAGAAGCCCTTCTCCTGCCCCCATTGCAGTAGGGCTTTTGCGGACAGGTCCAACCTCAGGGCACACCTACAAACCCATTCGGATGTGAAAAAATACCAATGCAAGAACTGTTCCAAAACCTTCTCCAGAATGTCTCTTCTGCACAAGCATGAGGAATCTGGTTGTTGTGTAGTACATTGA